From Arctopsyche grandis isolate Sample6627 chromosome 12, ASM5162203v2, whole genome shotgun sequence, one genomic window encodes:
- the LOC143920096 gene encoding kelch-like protein diablo isoform X1 translates to MFVVKSKSDFAAKRVEYLYDAMLQDKKCDANFTVRDRSFYVHLVVLSACSQFFERNINKLSETFSPFDFEVIEAILKYCYTGEISIHDRHYNKLMELANRLEVKIPPRYETVDLSNCLEVLKSTEDSELKTKAMDLTLENFETLHKTQDFLNLPASNVIEILKSNYMNVPSEESVFNAVKLWVIYDNTNRRKELAQLMRSVRLSLVSMEFFIDEILTFCHSCAECMTSLRQAIKNKNDKSFVQIRRSPSNSII, encoded by the exons ATGTTCGTAGTGAAGTCAAAGTCCGATTTTGCTGCAAAACGGGTGGAGTATTTGTATGATGCCATGCTACAGGATAAGAAATGCGATGCTAATTTTACTGTTCGAGACCGAAG CTTCTACGTGCACTTGGTCGTGTTATCGGCGTGCAGCCAATTCTTTGAGagaaacataaataaattgagTGAGACTTTTTCCCCTTTTGACTTCGAAGTAATCGAAGCAATTCTGAAGTATTGTTACACTGGGGAAATAA gcaTACATGACCGTCACTACAACAAATTAATGGAGCTAGCCAATCGACTCGAAGTTAAAATTCCACCGCGATATGAAACAGTCGATCTTTCTAATTGTCTGGAAGTTTTGAAATCAACGGAAGATTCCGAATTGAAGACGAAGGCAATGGATTTGACTTTGGAAAATTTTGAGACG CTGCACAAAACTCAAGATTTTCTCAATCTGCCTGCCTCCAACGTAATCGAAATCTTGAAATCGAATTATATGAACGTACCTTCCGAAGAAAGCGTATTTAATGCTGTGAAATTGTGGGTAATTTATGATAATACGAACCGTAGAAAAGAATTGGCACAGCTGATGAGATCCGTGAGGTTATCCTTAGTCTCGATGGAG tttttcatcGACGAAATATTAACGTTCTGTCATTCGTGTGCAGAGTGCATGACCTCTCTTAGACAAGCAATTAAAAACAAGAATGATAAATCTTTCGTCCAAATTCGTCGCAGTCCATCAAATTCGATTATTTGA
- the Polr2E gene encoding DNA-directed RNA polymerases I, II, and III subunit Rpb5 produces MDDDAETYKMWRIRKTVMQLCHDRGYLVTQDELDQTLDQFKEQFGDKPSEKRPARSDLIVLVAHNDDPTDQMFVFFPDEPKIGIKTIKTYCTRMQEENIHRACVVVQGGMTPSAKQSLVDMAPKYILEQFLESELLINITEHELVPEHIVLTPDEKQELLCRYKLKENMLMRIQAGDPVARYFGLKRGQVVKIIRSSETAGRYISYRLVC; encoded by the exons atggaTGATGATGCGGAGACTTACAAGATGTGGCGCATCAGGAAAACGGTCATGCAG CTTTGCCACGACCGAGGATATCTAGTAACCCAAGATGAGTTGGATCAAACGTTAGATCAGTTCAAAGAACAGTTTGGAGATAAACCTAG tgAAAAGCGACCAGCGCGAAGTGATCTTATAGTATTAGTTGCCCACAATGACGATCCTACAGATCAAATGTTCGTATTCTTTCCCGATGAGCCCAAAATAGGAATCAAGACTATTAAAACATATTGTACTAGAATGCAAGAAGAAAATATTCACAGAGCATGTGTCGTTGTACAGGGAG gtATGACTCCATCTGCAAAACAGTCGTTAGTCGACATGGCTCCTAAATATATACTGGAACAATTTTTAGAAtctgaattattaattaatattaccgAGCATGAGCTCGTACCGGAACATATAGTACTCACTCCCGACGAAAAGCAAGAATTGCTATGCAGATA caaattaaaagaaaacatgTTGATGAGAATTCAAGCTGGAGATCCAGTAGCGAGATATTTTGGACTTAAAAGAGGACAG GTCGTCAAGATTATTCGATCATCGGAAACCGCCGGAAGATACATTTCATATAGATTAGTTTGCTGA
- the LOC143920096 gene encoding kelch-like protein diablo isoform X2: MFVVKSKSDFAAKRVEYLYDAMLQDKKCDANFTVRDRSFYVHLVVLSACSQFFERNINKLSETFSPFDFEVIEAILKYCYTGEISIHDRHYNKLMELANRLEVKIPPRYETVDLSNCLEVLKSTEDSELKTKAMDLTLENFETLHKTQDFLNLPASNVIEILKSNYMNVPSEESVFNAVKLWVIYDNTNRRKELAQLMRSVRLSLVSMESA, translated from the exons ATGTTCGTAGTGAAGTCAAAGTCCGATTTTGCTGCAAAACGGGTGGAGTATTTGTATGATGCCATGCTACAGGATAAGAAATGCGATGCTAATTTTACTGTTCGAGACCGAAG CTTCTACGTGCACTTGGTCGTGTTATCGGCGTGCAGCCAATTCTTTGAGagaaacataaataaattgagTGAGACTTTTTCCCCTTTTGACTTCGAAGTAATCGAAGCAATTCTGAAGTATTGTTACACTGGGGAAATAA gcaTACATGACCGTCACTACAACAAATTAATGGAGCTAGCCAATCGACTCGAAGTTAAAATTCCACCGCGATATGAAACAGTCGATCTTTCTAATTGTCTGGAAGTTTTGAAATCAACGGAAGATTCCGAATTGAAGACGAAGGCAATGGATTTGACTTTGGAAAATTTTGAGACG CTGCACAAAACTCAAGATTTTCTCAATCTGCCTGCCTCCAACGTAATCGAAATCTTGAAATCGAATTATATGAACGTACCTTCCGAAGAAAGCGTATTTAATGCTGTGAAATTGTGGGTAATTTATGATAATACGAACCGTAGAAAAGAATTGGCACAGCTGATGAGATCCGTGAGGTTATCCTTAGTCTCGATGGAG AGTGCATGA